The Xyrauchen texanus isolate HMW12.3.18 chromosome 4, RBS_HiC_50CHRs, whole genome shotgun sequence genome segment AGCCTGCTGCAGCTTATCAGGGAGGGGTCCTCCAGCTGGGACACAAAGTACGGTGGTAATATTTAGAGGCATAAAGTTCGGTACAGATAAACATAGCTAAATATTAGGCATGTTTTATGGAGACTATACACAGTTATTTCATGTTATTTCAACACTTACTCCAGAGTCTTCCCCAGCCGGAAACATAGCAGGAGTAGTTGTTGGGCAGGATGGAGCCAGCAGGAGGGATGCAGCCTAGCTGAATACTGTCACTCAAGACCACGGGTTCGGACAGCTTGATCAGGGCAACGTCATTTCTAAATGTGTGCAATCATaagtgtgtgaaaattatttgttATAGTTGTTGTTTACCGGTTATTAACACAAATAAGGTGATTATTAGGACCTTGACAATGCAAAGTAAAAGGGTCTTGCATCACCCTGAAAGGGTTTCTTTTGTAATGATGACCGACTGGCTATGTTCCACTTATTACAAGGCTAATTCCCAAATAGTTAATAAAtagacattaaatattgattgagGTTCAACAGTTTGGGACTGTGGTCAATTATACAGTGTAACGCCCATTTTACATAAATATTGGACCACATAATActatgattgaccaatcagaatcaagttttGCAGATCTATGTATTCAATCAACATGTTGATCATGATTAGGGCAAAGATGTGTTTTCCTTCCAGTTAAGTTTCAAGTAGGCATAAAATGAAAGATGACGTAATTAAGGGAAAGGAAAAGGTCTAACACCCATTTCTTACCCAAGGGCCACAAACATGTCATCCCATTTCTCGTGCACAATAATCTTCTGCGCGCTGATGGCCTTTGAGCCAGCCTCCTCCACTGACAGGTCATGCTTACCAACAAACACCCTGTAGTTACGTCCAGAACTACAGGACAGAAAATGCATGAAGTTTAAATCCatctgaaaactattgcaaatttCATGCAAGTTCACAACATGTGAAACACAGTGGGCCCCAAAAACTATTTGACACTTCTGAAcacttacatttaaaaatgtctgaatggcaTTGCATTAGATGCAAAATGATGCAAGAACAATTGGCATCTGCAAGCAAATGCCAGCCCTTTTCTTAAAACTAACTTAACTTTTCTTCCCCCCCTTTTTTTACTGTTACccaactggtgtcaaggtgattttgAATGAATGTTTAATTCAGCGTTATTCTACCAATGatctatggacatgttccacaaagttttGACAAcatgaaattgtttatttttttgtcttaattttgaacaaaatatttattgttttagtaTTTGAAACATACTGTGGCCACTGTATTTTAAAGGTTATTCATTGTGTTAGTAGtgatatttaatacaattatattatattatattatattatattatattatattatattatattatattatattatattatattaccacTGGATTGGAATGTCATACCTGATACAGTGAGCAGCTGTCATCACCCAGTTAGTGGCAATAATAGATCCTCCACAAGTGTGATACCATGATGCACCACTCTGATACTGCAGAGAGACCTAAtcatgggacagagagagagagagcgtgagagatGGACACAAAAAAGGTGAAACAGAATGCTCACCATTTTATTGCATCAACAAAATATTACTTTAGAGATAAGAAGGGGAAGGTAACAGTGCCAATGACAAAGTGTGGCAATTAAAAATTTGTCAGTAAAGGGGACTATTTGTGAGCTACTGGTATTTAAGACAGGGAAAGAAAGGAAATGAGAAAGAAAGACTGACGAACTAGGTCAAATTACCTGCCAGGGCCAGCTGTGGGGATTGGCTTCCTCTCCATTGACCACACGAGAGTTGACGGGCTCAATGGGTGGTTTGCCACACCCAAGGACTGCAATGgaaatacaaaattatacattttaccaATTTTGCATATATAATAGAACAATATCTGTTTATCATTATGTTGCAGGCTGCTTGGACTGAGTTTTCTGAGCAATTCTGTAGGGCTTCCTACCGCTAGCGACGAGCACTGATGCTAGGATTATGGAGAACATGTTGACTCTGGTCATCTGCTGACTAACACTGGCATTGCCCACCTTTAAACCCTCTCTGTTAGTGATGTCACATTGGTCACAAAAATAGTCAATGATAGGCACTACGTGAAGCCTTCCACCATGTTCTgcttggaaaacatttattttatcggTTTTTAAACAGCTGCTTTTCTTGCATGCATTCACATGGCCTTCATGCACAAAGATCTGTTCTGAGTAAATTCACTGAAATAAGTTTCAATATATGGGGAGGGGCGATAGTGGGGGGTTAAATGTTATtcaaatatatgttgtgttttttctttgtgatatgtctatgaatcaataaaaatgttaattgaaaaaaaaaaacataaagtaaACATGATTGTCTGTTTATTTGCTGTGATAATTGTTCATCTTTTTGTAAAGTCGATGGGTGTTAGTAGGACTACTCAACTGTAAATGCAGTTTTCTAAAGACCGTTTCACAACAACATCAATTTGATTTCATAAGTGCTCAGCAATCAGTACTCATCCTTTTCAATTTAATTTGCTGAGGCTAGATCCTACTTTAGGGTACTTTCAGGGCGTGCCAATGTTAATGGATTATAAAGCCGCTTTTGACATTACTTTCTGCAACACAACAATATGTCAAATAACAGAGTTGCAATTATCTtattattttgaagaaaaaaggtttaattgtaaatgaaagtttagtttatatttatagaaaaaaggacaGATGGTGAGTTCTCAGAGAACTTTTTGCAGCAAGATTGACTGATGAGGCAATCTTTGCACACTTTGCTATTTTTGGATCATGAAACTCAGCAAAAGCATATCACACAAGCCATTAAGAAAATattaacctggaacattcctttaaattatgtgaaatatatatacagtataaacttcaaattattttaaagtgaaatgggttgcttcttttttgttttggatACACTTGAATGTACAACAACATTTAAGAAAGGCATTTAAGTGCATTTAAGTCCCTTTTAGTCCCTTTGAACAAAGATACATCATGAACTTGACACACAATGTGTCCATGGaaagattttagtttttaatCTGTATGAATATTTATATGAAAGTTTATATTTTTGATCCTGTAACTGATccccttttaaatgtattttttaaatgtcctgCAGTGTGATCATTTTTACAAGAACAAATATTCCATATAGTCTCTCAATCACTTTAAGGGTATTGAAGGTGCATGTTTAATTAGAAATTAGCAACTAGTTTTAGATGGAGAATGTCAAATATTTCTTGTCAACTGCACATATACAGACAATGATAGAGAACAGTTTATGTATTGCTCAAAGACTACACAATTGAAACATGGATAGTCAGATACTCACAGTTACAGTTTATACATGGATAAACATCAAACTAATTAAATGCCTTTACCTTATTCAAAGGGTAAGGTCACCCTATAAAGACCCTTCCTGAAAACTCATCATACATGGAGATGCTTTAATCTCATCTTGATTACAGGATATCCTGAATCTGTCAGAAATTAGAAGAGGATCTTGACATGTGTCTCTGATTGTCATGTTGTTGCGTCACCCCACTGCAGATTCAATGAAGCAGCATTTATAATCACATGTGTCccataagtgaaaaaaaaaataaaaaatcaataatcTGTGCAACTCTTTAAAAACCCTTTATTATCTGTAAGTAAAAACAATATTATACAGAATACATCCCTGTTCTTTTTCAAAAGGCACAACTAtaaattaactcaatattataTTTATCTTGTAAAGTATTAAGCAAAATTTTACTTTAATTATtaactgatttattttttattattaaattataatttattaactgAAACAAGACAGTAACTTGTTAAACTTATGgacattataatatttaatttgtgtgtaatatatgattgtatatgcatatttattgcttaaatatttttaaCCACCTTTGGCTGTGCTAGATCATGTTTATTTTTAGCTACTTgcttaaatgtatacatttcagtATGTCTTGATGTCAAAtactgtatttcttttttcttgacAAACAAATTGTCAAATTCAGTAAATTAAGATACACTGAACGTTTATGGCTTCAATATCCTCTTTAAAATGGCAGATTACTTTTAGCATTAACATGCATGTATTGCCTTTTTAATGAAATTCATTAATTAAAATTCATCTTTCATCATACTTGTTATTACTATGAGGCATGAAAAGAAAATCTTGCCTCTGTTCCAGCTATGCAATTACATAAAGTCTAGTTCTGTCCTCCATCTCACACTAACCACAGTTAGAGCAGTTGTATTTGTGACAGTTCTACATTTAATGCGTAAACTCTAAACACTAACGCTGATTTGACTCTGTCCAAGGTCCAGTTTGCAATAGATATAGCCCATCCCACCCCAGTCAAGTGTTATGAAAAGAAATTATATTGTCAGATCTTGTATCTCATTGTCTGTTGTAAGTGTGTCAAATATTACCGGGATCACAGTAATGTGTAAATAACTTTTATCAAGGATCTTAAGTTTGTTGGTAGGCCCTAACAGTCACAGTCATGTCTATACCAGCAAAGGAGCCAGTGTATGAAGTGCCAGGTAAGACTTTCCATGATCTGCTAATATGTTGTCATCTCAACGTCTTAACTCTTCAAACTTTAGtctttaatgtaatgtaatgttatgTAATGAACACGCACAGTGCATTGTCAAGCCATAACTTCATTTACTATGCTGTTAAACTGACATTTGAAAGATTCAGCTAAGACTTACAGCATCAGGTCTACACCATCAGGATCAACGTAATGCACTAATATGTTTTagaaactgatatatcggtcaaaAAGTGAAATGTGCTGCACCTACAGAGAACAGGGGTTTTATTATCTCTAAAATGGAACTATAACCACAAATCTCTGAAAAACAATGCAGTGGTAGAGATAAGGTACTTAAGTTGTGCACCACTTGAACTTATCGTTATCTCTTTACAATCTTTATATTACATTGCCACTATTATAATGTATGGgagaataaaatattgttttgtttccttaTAAACTCTAATGTCTTACGGAACTCTTCCAACTACACTGCTGTATATTTTCTCATCTGTGTCGCACCTTGTCTTGGTATGTTTACCTCTCAGCTAACAAAAAAAGGCCATCTGCCAATGGTCTAGAATTTATTGGTCCTCTTGTGAGCACTGTGGAGGAAACCCCAGAGTCCATCAGTACAGTGATCATAGGAGAAATTCCATCCTGGATCAATGGTAGCTTCCTCCGGAATGGGCCTGGAAAATTTGAGTTTGGTGAAAGCAAGtaagaaagataaaattataaCAGAACCTTACTACTTCTCTTTCTGTTAAATGATTTGCTTTCATGCATGTTCTTTTTAGTTCTTTTGATATGAATGAATTTTCTTCTCAGATTCACCCATTGGTTTGATGGCATGGCCTTGATGCATCGTTTCCACATTAAAGATAGTCAGGTGACCTACAGCAGTCGGTTTTTGCGCAGTGACTCTTATGTGCAGAACTCAGAGCAGAACCGAATTGTGGTGTCTGAATTCGGAACCATGGCGACACCTGACCCATGCAAGAACATCTTCTCCCGGTTCTTTTCACGTTTTCAGATTCCAAGTAAGCATATATTACAAGTCAACAGGACATTCTGACCACATTGGACCTATCAGATCAGAATGGGTTTACTTATAAGGTCAACATTTGTCCAATTCTTAACATCATTTTTATTCAACCTCCTTTTGAAGTCATTCTAATCTTAAATTGTCTTAAAACCTCAATTTGAACTCATTCTAATCATCAATTGTCTTCAGTGGCAACTGATAATGCAGGAGTGAGCTATGTCAGGTACAAAGGCGATTTTTACGTAAGCACAGAGACCAACTTCATGCGCAGAATAGACCCTATGAGCCTGGAAACTAAAGAAAAGGTATGTGTAAAACTGTTTCACAGAAATTGAATTAGAATGTAATGTTAATGTCAGTTTTGCCTAATTGGACCGTTTTCTCTGTGATTTTGTGTTTGAAAGGTGGATTGGTCTAAATACATTGCGATTAATGCAGCGACAGCACATCCACACTATGACCGTGAAGGAGCAACTTACAACTTGGGAAACTCATATGGTCGACAAGGTGTGATGCTTTTATAGACTGTTTCACTGTGACTAAACACTAATGAACTTTCTAAAATACCTCTTGTGTTTCTCAAAGGCTGCTTCTACAATATTCTGAGAGTGCCCTCAGGAGAGGGAAACAGTGATGAGGCTGATCTGTCTGGTGCTGAGATTATTTGCTCTATTCCTTCCTCTGACCCCAGGAAACCATCCTACTACCATAGTTTTGGTAAATGTACCTGTATTTGATTGCCATATTCCAGATTATAGTCTAAAATTTAGAATTtgtatattttcagttttttttttcatccttacattaacacttttaaaggaataatccagGCTCGacacaagtcaagctcaatcgacagcatttgtggcataatgttgattaccacaaaacattttgagcttaacttgtattttaaTCCTGAACATTCCTATAATGTGTTTGTTCGTTGT includes the following:
- the ela3l gene encoding elastase 3 like; amino-acid sequence: MTRVNMFSIILASVLVASVLGCGKPPIEPVNSRVVNGEEANPHSWPWQVSLQYQSGASWYHTCGGSIIATNWVMTAAHCISSGRNYRVFVGKHDLSVEEAGSKAISAQKIIVHEKWDDMFVALGNDVALIKLSEPVVLSDSIQLGCIPPAGSILPNNYSCYVSGWGRLWTGGPLPDKLQQALMPIVDHATCSRSDWWGSTVKESMVCSGGDGIVAACNGDSGGPLNCKNSSDIWEVHGIASFVSGYGCDTEKKPTVFTRVSAFNDWIDTVMLNN